GCATTTGTGAAAGCCCAAGAGTTGGCGAGGCAATAACATGATAATAGCAGGAACTATGCCAATTAAAGGAATGGATTTAATCAAAGGAGCTCCCAAATTATGCAACAATAAAATAATTATAAATAATAAAGAATTTCCAGTATCTATGGGGACGGGGGCTTTAATAGGAGCATCTTTAAAAACTATGGAATATTTTGGAGTAGAAAATAATATAACAGCAATTACGGCAGGAGACATCGGAGAAGGAGATGGTAGTTTAAAAATATATGACGAATTAAGAGAAATAAATGACGATTTGGCAATAATCCACTACATAAAACCAAAAATAACAAAAATAAAAGAAGTTGATTTTTCCGGTAAAGTAATAGGTGATGCTGGTGGAATGTATGTGGGAAAAGCGGGGGAAATAGGGGATAAATTTTATATGTTTTTTCCAGATGTCGGAGAGCTTTCTTTTTTGGCTGACGAAGAGGCATCCCATCCTGCCTATGTGAGAGGATTTATATCAGAAATTGACGATAAAGAAGTGCCCGAACTTATAAAAAGAGCACATAATCAAAAGATGCCAAAGCACATGGTAGTTAAAGGAAAAACCGACTATATCGTTGAAGATGGCAATATTGTCGATACCGTGGGAGCTCCCTTAATTGAGGCCATGGAATGCATAGGTGGAACAGGCGATAGTTTAACAGGAATTGTATCTTCTTTAATAGCCGTAGGATATAAACCTACAAAGGCGTCATTAATAGGATGCACCATAAACAGAAAATTAGGACAGAAAATAAATGCAAAACCAAATACACAAATTTCCGAAATAATAAATGCAATTCCAGAAGTTTTAAAGGAAATGGACATATAAATTATTAAAATAATTTTTTAATTTTTTATGGGGCTCCGAAAACCATATAGAACCATACAACTAAATTATTAGATTATGGAAAACTTTATATACTAAAATACCTTATCTCATTGTGCATCAAACAAACAGTTGATTAGGGCGGTGGCTTAGACTGGTTATAGTGCTCGGCTGATAACCGAGTGGTCCGGGGTTCGAATCCCCGCCGCCCTACTATTTTTTTAAGTAGATATATTTGTATATGCATATATATTTATTTTATTATATTATTATTTTTAGGTTCCGAACATCACAAAGTGATGTTTGGATTTTGGATAGCACCCTTTTTTAAAGGGTGCGTTCTGAATCCCCGCCGCCCTACTATTTTTTTAAGTAGATATATTTGTATATGCATATATATTTATTTTATTATATTATTATTTTTAGGTTCCGAACATCACAAAGTGATGTTTGGATTTTGGATAGCACCCTTTTTTAAAGGGTGCGTTCTGAATCCCCGCCGCCCTACTATTTTTTTAAGTAGATATATTTGTATATTTATATTTATTTTATGGGAGCTCCACCACCAAATTATTTTTTATGTTAATTTCTTTCTCTGACATTATGGGTATATTTTTTGAACATACTAAACTTTAAATAACTTAACATACTAGGTTTCTGCGAGGTATGTCGTCGATGACATGCCTCAGCGAATGATGACAGTTACCCCCGCGGACTGAAACAATATTTATTTTTGTTTCAGGATGACGACATCAGCACTATCTGACGCAGCTACCAAAACAAAACGATGAATATTATTTTTTTAATTTTATAATTTTATGTGTGATATTATGCTATATATTGTTGGAATAGGTCCGGGAAATAAAGAATATTTTACGGAACAGGCTGAATCTGTTTTAAATTCCGTTGATTCAATTGTATGCTATAAAGGATATGAAAAATTTATAAAAAGATTTAATAAACCAATTTACACATCAGGAATGAAAAAAGAAATAGATAGAGTGGATTATGCACTAAAAGAAGCAAAAAATAAAAATATAGCATTGGTATCAAGTGGAGATGCCACAATATATGGAATGGCTTCACTATCCTATGAATTAAATAATAAAAATAACTATAATGTTGATATAGAGGTAATAAGTGGCTTAACTTCTGCAAGTTTATGCTCTGCAATATTGGGAGCTCCATTAAATCATGACTTCGCCGTTATTAGTTTAAGTGATTTATTAACTCCATTAGACATCATATTAAAAAGAGTTAATAGTTTATTAATGGGAGATTTTGTTATTGCCATATATAATCCACTTAGTAAATCCAGAAAAGAGCCATTTTTAAAGTGCTTTGAAATAATACAAAATCATTCCAAACAAAATAATTTAAATTTGGTTGTAGGAATTGTAAAAAATGCAGGAAGAGATAACGAAGAATATAAAATGACCACAATAAACGATTTAATGGATAATTTAGAGGAATACATGAAATATATTGATATGAATACAACCATAATAGTTGGGAGCTCCAACACAAAAATAATAAACAATAAAATGATTACTCCAAGAGGGTATTTAAATAAATATTTAAAATAATTGGGAGCTCCTTTAATATATAAATATATATTTTTTATTATTATTCTACGGTTATTTCATATCTTACTGTTTTAACCATGCTATCGCTTTCCCATAGGTTATAGTTAAATATTATTGTGGCGTGTCCTTTTTTCAGACCTACGACATTCCAATGATGGGTGCCCCCGCTTCCAACTTTGCCATTATTCGTAGTACTGTAATTATTTGCCGTAATATTAATTATTTCATTATTATCTATGACATAGTCCCACATATACCTGTTGTAGGATTTTCTTCAAGGAATATGGTAAACGATTTAGAAACTTTTATATTTTTATTGTGTGTTGTTTCGTCAATATTATATTCAGTTAAATATATAAATATAGCAATCAAAGCAGGAGCTCCTATCTTCATAATACTGCCAAAAAAGATATTTATATTTTTATTATTTTTAAACTATAAATTTAACATTATTTTTTATCAATTTTATAGTTTAAAATATCTTTTCCAAAATCAAATTTTATTTTTGTACTAATAGCATGTTTTGGACAAACCGAGGAACATGTGCTACACAATATACATTCTGTTGATAATATCCGTTTATTTTCATTTTTATAGTCTAATAATTTTATATCCATTGGGCAATTTTTTTCACATAATCCGCAATCTACACATTTATCTTTATCTATTGACATTTTAATTAAAGAAAATCTTCCTAATATGTTCTGTATCGGCGGAATAGGACATAAATATTTACAAAATGCCCTATTGTCATTAAATGCAAAAGCCAAAATAATTCCCGATAAATAATATAACAATAGCCCCACAACAAACCACAATATTTCTCGTTCTGGATAATTGTATATTGTATATCCTCTGTTCCAGAAATAAAGCACAATACCAAAAGATAGAAATAATACAATATATTTAACAATTCCTAAATTTTTTATTCTTCCTCTTGATTTTTTGTATGGCAATAATTCAAATATCATAACTATCCAACAAGCCCAACCGCAAAATCCCCGTCCAAATATTATTGGACCAAATATTTTTGCAATTAAATAATGAATTGTAGAGCCTGCAAAAATCCCTCCGAATAGATAAAAGAAAAATCCTTCCATTTGCATATTTTCTGTTCTTATAAATCCAACATAAACCAGTAAATAAATACCTATTAAAAATAATATTATTCTTCTTATTGTAGGGATTAATTTTCTGGGAGCTCCGTTTATAAGGAATAGTCCTAATGCAATACTACTGCCAATATATACAAAATTAAATATTAAAAATATGTTTTTTGTTTTAAAATAAGTAAATAATGCATAACCCATAAATACCGCAAATAGGGTTAAAGAACGACCCATATCATTTAATGATAAATTCCATTTATTAGATTTATTATTATCATCATCCATTTTTCCCCCATGATCCTTAATCTTTTATATATTAATGACGAATAGATACATACTATAATATAAAATATTTATTATATATGGTTGGTGATTTTATGAAAATGGTTAAAATATGTTCTCCTGCAACTTCTGCAAATTTAGGTCCTGGTTATGATGTTTTTGGATTAGCACTAAATAATCCTTATGACACAATTACGGTGAGTATAGTAGAAGAAAAAGGAGGAAATGAAACCCTCTCAAATGAAAAAATAACCATATCAATGGAAGGAGAGAAATGCGAAGAGATACCTACGGCAGTAGATGAAAATACTGCGGGAGTTGTAGCAAAAAAAATGATGGAAGATTTCAATATAGATAAAAATATACAAATCCACATAGAAAAAGGAATAAAGCCCGGAAGTGGTTTAGGTAGTAGCTCGGCATCTTGTGCAGGAGTTGCCGTTGCAATAAATGAACTATTTGGTTTGGAGCTCCCAAAATTAGAGTTGGTAAAATATGCATCATTGGGAGAAGCTGTTGCCGCAGGAGCTCCACATGCTGACAATGTTGCACCTGCAATATATGGCGGTTTTACAATGGTGGTAAATCAAGACCCCTTGGAAATAATACATATTCCAGTAGAATTTGAAGTATTGGTGGCACTACCAAATATACAAATATCTACAAAAGAGGCAAGGGA
The window above is part of the Methanococcus aeolicus Nankai-3 genome. Proteins encoded here:
- a CDS encoding NAD(P)H-hydrate dehydratase, producing the protein MIIAGTMPIKGMDLIKGAPKLCNNKIIINNKEFPVSMGTGALIGASLKTMEYFGVENNITAITAGDIGEGDGSLKIYDELREINDDLAIIHYIKPKITKIKEVDFSGKVIGDAGGMYVGKAGEIGDKFYMFFPDVGELSFLADEEASHPAYVRGFISEIDDKEVPELIKRAHNQKMPKHMVVKGKTDYIVEDGNIVDTVGAPLIEAMECIGGTGDSLTGIVSSLIAVGYKPTKASLIGCTINRKLGQKINAKPNTQISEIINAIPEVLKEMDI
- the cobJ gene encoding precorrin-3B C(17)-methyltransferase; its protein translation is MLYIVGIGPGNKEYFTEQAESVLNSVDSIVCYKGYEKFIKRFNKPIYTSGMKKEIDRVDYALKEAKNKNIALVSSGDATIYGMASLSYELNNKNNYNVDIEVISGLTSASLCSAILGAPLNHDFAVISLSDLLTPLDIILKRVNSLLMGDFVIAIYNPLSKSRKEPFLKCFEIIQNHSKQNNLNLVVGIVKNAGRDNEEYKMTTINDLMDNLEEYMKYIDMNTTIIVGSSNTKIINNKMITPRGYLNKYLK
- a CDS encoding protease inhibitor I42 family protein; amino-acid sequence: MWDYVIDNNEIINITANNYSTTNNGKVGSGGTHHWNVVGLKKGHATIIFNYNLWESDSMVKTVRYEITVE
- a CDS encoding 4Fe-4S binding protein is translated as MDDDNNKSNKWNLSLNDMGRSLTLFAVFMGYALFTYFKTKNIFLIFNFVYIGSSIALGLFLINGAPRKLIPTIRRIILFLIGIYLLVYVGFIRTENMQMEGFFFYLFGGIFAGSTIHYLIAKIFGPIIFGRGFCGWACWIVMIFELLPYKKSRGRIKNLGIVKYIVLFLSFGIVLYFWNRGYTIYNYPEREILWFVVGLLLYYLSGIILAFAFNDNRAFCKYLCPIPPIQNILGRFSLIKMSIDKDKCVDCGLCEKNCPMDIKLLDYKNENKRILSTECILCSTCSSVCPKHAISTKIKFDFGKDILNYKIDKK
- a CDS encoding homoserine kinase, which translates into the protein MKMVKICSPATSANLGPGYDVFGLALNNPYDTITVSIVEEKGGNETLSNEKITISMEGEKCEEIPTAVDENTAGVVAKKMMEDFNIDKNIQIHIEKGIKPGSGLGSSSASCAGVAVAINELFGLELPKLELVKYASLGEAVAAGAPHADNVAPAIYGGFTMVVNQDPLEIIHIPVEFEVLVALPNIQISTKEARELVPKEIPIKDMVNNVGKACGMIYSLHDNNVELFGKYMMQDAVVEPCRATLIDNYSEVKEKVKDLVYGITISGSGPAIISLPKKECVLEVKKIFKETWDCPIYYTTLGAGAYVVKEEE